A stretch of the Medicago truncatula cultivar Jemalong A17 chromosome 5, MtrunA17r5.0-ANR, whole genome shotgun sequence genome encodes the following:
- the LOC11433176 gene encoding mediator of RNA polymerase II transcription subunit 25 isoform X1: MMQNGVNMDEIGGQSHETQNGWHRSSPIWEGSLYGRKQGEPIFITKLEGYRRSSASETLAANWPPEMHIVRIISQDHMNNKKYVGEADFLVFRARNTHGFLGLLQEKKLCAVIQLQSQTLLLSVSDKACRLMGVLFPGDKLVSKSQLSSLQQQQHQQMQSQHTTSAQSNYISVWEGSLLGLRHGQPKFISKLEAYRSSSSSETLVANWSPEMQIVQLIPQDHMNNLQQYVGNADFLVFRAMNPHGFLGQLQEKKLCAVIQLPSQTLLLSVSDIACCRLIGMLFSRDMFVFNQQQQMQQMQQMQQQHQLSQLQLQLSQLQLQHQQLLQQPQMDGHFQMVSQGHVSSQGATNIEEGNLMS, encoded by the exons ATGATGCAAAACGGAGTCAACATGGATGAAATCGGTGGTCAATCACATGAGACTCAGAATGGATGGCATCGATCATCACCGATCTGGGAG GGAAGCTTATATGGACGTAAACAAGGAGAGCCAATATTTATCACCAAACTCGAA GGTTACAGGAGATCTTCTGCCTCTGAGAC ACTTGCAGCAAACTGGCCTCCTGAAATGCACATAGTTCGGATTATATCTCAGGATCACATGAATAACAA GAAATATGTAGGAGAGGCAGATTTCCTAGTTTTCCGGGCAAGAAACACGCATGGTTTCCTTGGTCTTCTGCAGGAAAAGAAGTTG TGTGCAGTTATTCAATTGCAATCACAGACGTTGCTACTATCTGTGTCAGACAAAGCCTGCCGCTTGATGGGGGTGCTTTTTCCTGGG GATAAGCTCGTATCTAAGTCACAATTATCCAGTCTGCAGCAGCAACAGCACCAGCAGATGCAATCACAACATACAACTTCTGCACAATCGAATTATATAAGCGTCTGGGAG GGAAGCTTATTAGGACTTAGACACGGACAGCCAAAATTTATCAGCAAACTCGAA GCTTACAGGAGTTCTTCTTCCTCTGAGAC ACTTGTAGCAAACTGGTCTCCTGAAATGCAAATAGTTCAGCTTATACCTCAGGATCACATGAATAACCT GCAACAATATGTAGGAAACGCAGATTTCCTAGTTTTTCGGGCAATGAACCCACATGGTTTTCTTGGTCAGCTGCAAGAAAAAAAGCTG TGTGCAGTTATTCAATTGCCATCACAGACTTTGCTACTATCTGTTTCTGACATAGCCTGCTGCCGCTTGATTGGGATGCTTTTTTCTCGG GATATGTTTGTATTTAACCAGCAGCAGCAGATGCAGCAGATGcagcaaatgcaacaacaacaccagCTTTCACAGCTGCAACTGCAGCTTTCACAACTGCAACTGCAGCATCAACAGCTTCTTCAGCAGCCACAGATGGATGGACACTTCCAAATGGTTTCTCAAGGACACGTTTCATCACAAGGTGCTACAAACATTGAAGAAGGGAATTTGATGAGTTAG
- the LOC11433176 gene encoding mediator of RNA polymerase II transcription subunit 25 isoform X2, with protein sequence MRLRMDGIDHHRSGREAYMDVNKESQYLSPNSKVTGDLLPLRPNWPPEMHIVRIISQDHMNNKKYVGEADFLVFRARNTHGFLGLLQEKKLCAVIQLQSQTLLLSVSDKACRLMGVLFPGDKLVSKSQLSSLQQQQHQQMQSQHTTSAQSNYISVWEGSLLGLRHGQPKFISKLEAYRSSSSSETLVANWSPEMQIVQLIPQDHMNNLQQYVGNADFLVFRAMNPHGFLGQLQEKKLCAVIQLPSQTLLLSVSDIACCRLIGMLFSRDMFVFNQQQQMQQMQQMQQQHQLSQLQLQLSQLQLQHQQLLQQPQMDGHFQMVSQGHVSSQGATNIEEGNLMS encoded by the exons ATGAGACTCAGAATGGATGGCATCGATCATCACCGATCTGGGAG GGAAGCTTATATGGACGTAAACAAGGAGAGCCAATATTTATCACCAAACTCGAA GGTTACAGGAGATCTTCTGCCTCTGAGAC CAAACTGGCCTCCTGAAATGCACATAGTTCGGATTATATCTCAGGATCACATGAATAACAA GAAATATGTAGGAGAGGCAGATTTCCTAGTTTTCCGGGCAAGAAACACGCATGGTTTCCTTGGTCTTCTGCAGGAAAAGAAGTTG TGTGCAGTTATTCAATTGCAATCACAGACGTTGCTACTATCTGTGTCAGACAAAGCCTGCCGCTTGATGGGGGTGCTTTTTCCTGGG GATAAGCTCGTATCTAAGTCACAATTATCCAGTCTGCAGCAGCAACAGCACCAGCAGATGCAATCACAACATACAACTTCTGCACAATCGAATTATATAAGCGTCTGGGAG GGAAGCTTATTAGGACTTAGACACGGACAGCCAAAATTTATCAGCAAACTCGAA GCTTACAGGAGTTCTTCTTCCTCTGAGAC ACTTGTAGCAAACTGGTCTCCTGAAATGCAAATAGTTCAGCTTATACCTCAGGATCACATGAATAACCT GCAACAATATGTAGGAAACGCAGATTTCCTAGTTTTTCGGGCAATGAACCCACATGGTTTTCTTGGTCAGCTGCAAGAAAAAAAGCTG TGTGCAGTTATTCAATTGCCATCACAGACTTTGCTACTATCTGTTTCTGACATAGCCTGCTGCCGCTTGATTGGGATGCTTTTTTCTCGG GATATGTTTGTATTTAACCAGCAGCAGCAGATGCAGCAGATGcagcaaatgcaacaacaacaccagCTTTCACAGCTGCAACTGCAGCTTTCACAACTGCAACTGCAGCATCAACAGCTTCTTCAGCAGCCACAGATGGATGGACACTTCCAAATGGTTTCTCAAGGACACGTTTCATCACAAGGTGCTACAAACATTGAAGAAGGGAATTTGATGAGTTAG
- the LOC11433176 gene encoding mediator of RNA polymerase II transcription subunit 25 isoform X3: protein MMQNGVNMDEIGGQSHETQNGWHRSSPIWEGSLYGRKQGEPIFITKLEGYRRSSASETLAANWPPEMHIVRIISQDHMNNKKYVGEADFLVFRARNTHGFLGLLQEKKLDKLVSKSQLSSLQQQQHQQMQSQHTTSAQSNYISVWEGSLLGLRHGQPKFISKLEAYRSSSSSETLVANWSPEMQIVQLIPQDHMNNLQQYVGNADFLVFRAMNPHGFLGQLQEKKLCAVIQLPSQTLLLSVSDIACCRLIGMLFSRDMFVFNQQQQMQQMQQMQQQHQLSQLQLQLSQLQLQHQQLLQQPQMDGHFQMVSQGHVSSQGATNIEEGNLMS from the exons ATGATGCAAAACGGAGTCAACATGGATGAAATCGGTGGTCAATCACATGAGACTCAGAATGGATGGCATCGATCATCACCGATCTGGGAG GGAAGCTTATATGGACGTAAACAAGGAGAGCCAATATTTATCACCAAACTCGAA GGTTACAGGAGATCTTCTGCCTCTGAGAC ACTTGCAGCAAACTGGCCTCCTGAAATGCACATAGTTCGGATTATATCTCAGGATCACATGAATAACAA GAAATATGTAGGAGAGGCAGATTTCCTAGTTTTCCGGGCAAGAAACACGCATGGTTTCCTTGGTCTTCTGCAGGAAAAGAAGTTG GATAAGCTCGTATCTAAGTCACAATTATCCAGTCTGCAGCAGCAACAGCACCAGCAGATGCAATCACAACATACAACTTCTGCACAATCGAATTATATAAGCGTCTGGGAG GGAAGCTTATTAGGACTTAGACACGGACAGCCAAAATTTATCAGCAAACTCGAA GCTTACAGGAGTTCTTCTTCCTCTGAGAC ACTTGTAGCAAACTGGTCTCCTGAAATGCAAATAGTTCAGCTTATACCTCAGGATCACATGAATAACCT GCAACAATATGTAGGAAACGCAGATTTCCTAGTTTTTCGGGCAATGAACCCACATGGTTTTCTTGGTCAGCTGCAAGAAAAAAAGCTG TGTGCAGTTATTCAATTGCCATCACAGACTTTGCTACTATCTGTTTCTGACATAGCCTGCTGCCGCTTGATTGGGATGCTTTTTTCTCGG GATATGTTTGTATTTAACCAGCAGCAGCAGATGCAGCAGATGcagcaaatgcaacaacaacaccagCTTTCACAGCTGCAACTGCAGCTTTCACAACTGCAACTGCAGCATCAACAGCTTCTTCAGCAGCCACAGATGGATGGACACTTCCAAATGGTTTCTCAAGGACACGTTTCATCACAAGGTGCTACAAACATTGAAGAAGGGAATTTGATGAGTTAG